In Aedes albopictus strain Foshan chromosome 3, AalbF5, whole genome shotgun sequence, the following are encoded in one genomic region:
- the LOC109410905 gene encoding coiled-coil domain-containing protein 25, protein MVFYFTSNVVQPPVTLFMGIDKYENEELIKWGWPEDVWFHVDKVSSAHVYLRLAPGQSLDDVPATVLEDACQLVKANSINGNKMNNIDIVYTMWENLKKTPAMEVGQVAFHKDKEVRKMRVEKRVNEIVNRLNKTKREEHPDFRAEREKRDADERADKKRAARDVREKEKEEEKRRKEEAEMRSYNSLMKSENMTSNYDAGNDSDEFM, encoded by the exons ATGGTATTTTACTTCACAAGCAATGTCGTCCAACCGCCGGTGACCCTCTTCATGGGGATTGATAAGTATGAAA ATGAAGAGCTGATCAAATGGGGCTGGCCGGAAGATGTTTGGTTTCATGTGGATAAGGTGTCCTCAGCGCACGTATATCTGCGACTGGCACCG GGACAATCACTGGACGACGTTCCGGCGACCGTGCTGGAAGATGCCTGCCAGCTGGTCAAAGCTAACAGTATTAATGGCAACAAGATGAACAACATCGATATCGTCTACACAATGTGGGAAAACCTCAAGAAGACTCCGGCCATGGAGGTGGGTCAGGTGGCGTTCCACAAGGACAAAGAGGTCCGCAAGATGCGCGTCGAGAAGCGTGTCAACGAGATCGTGAACCGGCTGAATAAAACCAAACGCGAAGAGCATCCGGACTTCCGGGCGGAACGTGAGAAGCGCGATGCCGACGAACGGGCGGACAAGAAGCGCGCGGCTCGGGATGTCCGCGAGAAGGAGAAGGAGGAGGAAAAGCGACGGAAGGAGGAAGCGGAAATGAGAAGCTACAACTCGCTGATGAAGTCGGAGAACATGACTAGCAACTACGACGCTGGGAACGATTCGGATGAGTTCATGTAA
- the LOC109411099 gene encoding queuine tRNA-ribosyltransferase catalytic subunit — MLPLSNTARRPVVISLGNQLLSGNRKHISTTGTNNCEQSMVAEDMEDTPQVDHPPLRYRVEAKCSTTKARVGVMSLRHSDVDTPVFMPVGTQGTLKGLLPDQILNLGCQIMLGNTYHLGMRPGTEVLKKVGGLHQFMGWPKALLTDSGGFQMVSLLQLAEITEEGVKFESPYDKSQCMLTPERSMEIQNAIGADIMMQLDDVVKTTTTGPRVEEAMHRTIRWLDRSISAHARDDEQSIFPIVQGGLQPELRKVCAAELNKRNTRGYAVGGLSGGESKDEFWRTVHLCTDLLPENKPRYLMGVGFAADLVVCVALGIDMFDCVYPTRTARFGCALTRRGQMNLKQQSFKTDMRPIEEGCECSTCKTYTRSYLHHVVTVEPVACSIISIHNVAFQLKLMNEMRENIKADTFPQFVQSYMKERFPDGQVPQWIVDALAAVNVQL; from the exons ATGCTGCCGTTGTCCAACACAGCCCGTCGACCAGTTGTGATATCCCTAGGAAATCAACTGTTATCTGGAAACAGGAAACACATATCTACAACGGGAACCAATAATTGTGAGCAGTCAATGGTCGCCGAAGACATGGAGGATACGCCTCAAGTAGATCACCCACCACTGCGGTACCGGGTGGAAGCAAAGTGCTCCACGACCAAAGCCCGCGTCGGAGTGATGAGCCTGAGGCACAGTGATGTCGACACGCCGGTGTTTATGCCCGTTGGAACGCAG GGTACCCTGAAAGGGCTGCTTCCGGATCAGATCCTGAACTTGGGCTGTCAGATAATGCTGGGAAACACTTACCATCTGGGTATGCGACCCGGGACGGAGGTGTTGAAGAAAGTCGGTGGACTGCACCAGTTCATGGGATGGCCAAAGGCGCTGTTGACGGATTCCGGTGGCTTCCAGATGGTTTCGCTGCTTCAGCTGGCGGAGATAACCGAAGAGGGTGTGAAATTTGAATCTCCATACGATAAGAGCCAGTGCATGCTGACGCCGGAGCGCTCGATGGAGATCCAGAACGCCATCGGGGCGGACATTATGATGCAGTTGGACGATGTGGTGAAGACCACGACTACCGGGCCGAGGGTAGAGGAAGCGATGCACCGGACGATTCGCTGGTTGGACCGGAGCATTTCCGCCCACGCCCGGGATGACGAGCAAAGTATATTTCCGATTGTCCAGGGTGGGCTGCAGCCGGAGCTGCGGAAGGTCTGTGCGGCAGAATTGAACAAGAGGAATACCCGAGGATACGCGGTTGGCGGGCTGAGCGGAGGCGAAAGCAAAGACGAGTTCTGGAGGACGGTGCATTTGTGCACGGATCTGCTTCCGGAGAACAAGCCCCGGTACCTGATGGGGGTTGGATTCGCCGCGGATTTGGTGGTTTGCGTGGCGCTGGGAATCGATATGTTCGATTGTGTGTATCCTACTAGGACGGCCAGATTCGGCTGTGCGTTGACGCGGCGAGGACAGATGAATTTGAAACAGCAAAGTTTTAAAACCGACATGAGACCAATAGAGGAAGGCTGTGAATGTTCAACCTGCAAGACGTACACCCGGTCGTATCTGCATCATGTTGTTACGGTGGAACCGGTGGCCTGCAGTATCATTAGTATTCACAATGTGGCATTCCAG CTTAAACTGATGAACGAAATGCGAGAGAATATCAAAGCTGACACTTTCCCACAATTCGTCCAATCGTATATGAAAGAACGCTTCCCGGATGGTCAGGTTCCACAGTGGATTGTGGACGCACTAGCAGCCGTCAATGTGCAGCTCTGA